In Lacerta agilis isolate rLacAgi1 chromosome 8, rLacAgi1.pri, whole genome shotgun sequence, one genomic interval encodes:
- the LOC117051586 gene encoding sulfotransferase 2B1-like isoform X2 has translation MTSFTYKGISLPVVDYYSEETLHYAENEFQMLDDDIVCVTYPKSGTHWMQEILGLIWCDGDPSWVQSLPVWERIPWIETVSGLQCALKSPPPRLLASHLPFHIFPKSFLHSKAKVIYTVRNPKDVMISSYHFSKGLKIVADPGTLEEYMEEFLSGSVSYGSWFEHVKNWMEMKDRSNFFIITYEELQQDLRESVRRICHFIGKELNSQQIDSVVENASFHKMKDNNMSNCTQFSDTYYDHTKGKLMRKGISGDWKNHLTVAQNEHFDRVYREKMQGLRMTFPWD, from the exons ATGACTTCTTTCACATACAAGGGAATCAGTTTACCCGTAGTGGACTACTACTCAGAGGAAACACTCCACTATGCTGAAAATGAATTCCAAATGTTGGATGATGATATAGTGTGTGTTACTTACCCCAAGTCAG GTACCCATTGGATGCAGGAGATCCTGGGCTTAATCTGGTGTGATGGGGACCCCTCCTGGGTTCAGAGTTTACCAGTGTGGGAACGGATACCTTGGATAGAGACTGTTTCAGGCCTACAGTGTGCCTTGAAATCTCCTCCACCCAGGCTCCTGGCATCTCACCTGCCTTTCCACATTTTCCCCAAGTCCTTCCTGCACTCCAAGGCCAAG gTTATCTATACTGTGCGTAATCCCAAAGATGTGATGATCTCATCCTATCATTTCAGCAAGGGCTTGAAAATAGTGGCGGATCCTGGAACTTTGGAAGAGTACATGGAGGAGTTCCTGAGTGGGAGTG TGTCTTATGGTTCCTGGTTTGAGCATGTGAAAAACTGGATGGAGATGAAGGACAGATCCAACTTCTTCATCATCACCTATGAAGAACTACAGCAG GACCTACGAGAAAGTGTGAGAAGGATTTGTCATTTTATTGGTAAAGAGCTCAACAGTCAGCAAATAGACTCTGTGGTGGAAAATGCCTCCTTCCACAAGATGAAAGACAACAACATGTCCAACTGTACTCAATTTTCAGATACCTATTATGATCACACAAAAGGAAAGCTCATGAGGAAAG GTATCTCTGGGGACTGGAAGAACCACCTGACTGTGGCACAGAATGAACACTTTGACCGTGTTTATCGTGAGAAGATGCAGGGCCTGCGCATGACATTTCCATGGGACTGA